AAGAACTTTATCCCGACACACGCTGGTCGGTAATATCCAAAAAAGCCGAGGCATTGCTCGACCGCAGCAGGAGGCGATGACAAGGCGCCCCTCCGCGGCGCCCGACGAACTATGAAATATCTTAAAATACTCGCGGGACTTTTGATAAGCGCCGCGTTTCTTTGGCTGGCTTTTCGCAACATACACATCGGCGAAGTCATAAAGGAGGCGCTGGGCGCGAACATTCTTCTTATAATATCGGCGCTGGCGGTGTCGCTGGCCGGATTCTCTTTGAGGTGTCTCAGGTGGAAGATTATAGGGCGCCAGAAATACTCCGCGGTTCCGTGGAAAGTATTTTTCAAGGCGACCAATATGGGACTTATGCTCAACACATTCGTTCCGATGCGCGGCGGAGACCTTTTTCAGGCGTATGTCCTTGGTAAAAACGCGGGCGTGTCCAAAAGTTATGCCTTATCGACGGTGATTATCGAGCGACTCACGGATCTGCTGCCTCCGGTGATAATAATAGTGGTCAGTTCCGTTTTTATAGCGTTGCCGGCCATGATAACGCTTCCCAGGATATTTCTTCTGGTTTTGGCGGGTTTTCTTTTTCTGACGATGTTAGCGCTTTTCGGCCGGCGCATCGTAAAAATTTTCGGCACTTTCCTTGCCGCTCACCACAGCGCCAAGATTCAGTCATTGATGGACAATTTTCTCTCGGGGCTTGAACTTATCAAGGACCCGCTTATCCTGGCAAAAGTGTCGGGCCTTACGGTACTTTTCTGGACGTTGTCGTGCATCCACACTTTTTTGGTGCTGGAATCGCTGGGAATACATCTGCCGTTTTTTGCGGCGTTCACAGTTACGGCTGTTACCGTCATAAGTGTGGCCATACCATCTTCTCCGGGTTACGTGGGAATATGGGAATTTTTTGCCATGATGGGTCTGGGGATATTCGGCGTAACCGGTTCCAAGGCCGCGGGATTTGCCGTTGTTTTCCATTTCCTGTCGCTCTTGCCCACGACAGTTTTGGGGTTGTATTATCTTCTCGGGGACATAGGCTCGTACAGGGCGGCGTCCAAAGAATAAAATCTTTCCCGCTTTGCCAAAATATATTTTGAGACCGTTGAAAACCTCCGTAATTTGTCATTGCGTGGCACCGCCGTTTTGGTAGGGACAGGTCGCGACCTGTCCCTACTTCGTCACGGAGTTTACCCCGCACTCCGATGCGGGGTTCCTCGCAATGACGGCCAAGGGGACTTTTTCAATAATCTCATCTTGACAATTCCGGCTTCGTTTTGCTACAATATTAGCACTCAAAGGGCTTGACTGCTAACTAATTGCTCCTGAAAAAGTCATAAAAATGTCACCCTGAACCCTTCGCTTTTGTCACCCTGAGTGAAACGAAGGGTCTCGCTTTGGCTCAGGGCATGCTCTGTGAAGGGTCTATCTTGTTGTCGGAAAACGAGATTCTTCGCGGAGTTTATCCTGAGGCATTATGAGATTCTTCGCTACGCTCAGAATGACGTCGCCGAAGGACCCAGAATGACAAAATGTATAGTTTTTCAGGAGCAGCTAACTAATCCGGCGTGTTCCGCCGGATAGGCGCGGTCGTGAATTTTAATGAGAAAGGCAGACGTAGTAAAAACTAAAAACAGAAAAAACAAAATACTCCACGCCGCTGTGCATCATTACATAAAGACCGGCGCGCCCGCGAGTTCCAAGGTATTGGTCGGAGATTACGGCGTGGATTGTTCCTCGGCCACCGTCAGAAATATCCTTGCGGAATTGGAGGAAGACGGTTATCTGGCGCAGCCGCACACTTCGGCGGGCCGCGTGCCTACGGATAAAGGTTACCGCGCGTATGTGGATATGCTCGAAGGCGCGCGGCGTGTCGCGCTCGACGAGGCCTCAAGATTAAGAAAGGCGTACGACAACAGAGCGGCGGAACTCGAGGAAGTCATAGTAAACACTTCGCGGGTGCTTACTTCGCTGTCTCATTATTCCGGATTCGTGTCGTTGCCCGCCAAAGACAGGACGCGCATAAAGGACGTGGAGCTTATAACGGTTCCCGGGGGCAAGACGCTTTTTGTTTTTGTGACGGATACGGGACTTGTGAGACACCGCCTTTTCGGTTTTGAAATTTCGCGCGCGGCGGCGGGCTACATAAACGCTTATCTGCGCGAGCGGCTGGTCGGCGGCACGCTTGACGACGCTCAGAGCGCCGTATCCAATATTCAGGGCGATTTGGCCGGCAGTCCGGCGGACTTTCGGGATATAGGCCGTCTTCTGTCGTCGGCTTTTGATTATCAGGAGAATCTTCACATAGAGGGTGTGGCCAATATAATGGCTTTGCCCGAGTTCAGGGATTTGAACATCGCCGATTTTCTGGGCGAGTCCTCGCTCGAAGCGGGACACCGCCCCGGACCTCTTGCCCGTGTCATACGTGATAATATGACCGCGCTCGACGTGAAAGTCATAATCGGCGCGGAGACCCGCTGCAAGGGTTTTGAGTGCGCCAGCGCGGTTATAAGGTCGTATAGCCGCGATGAGCGCCCCGTCGGAGTGCTGGGTATTCTCGGGCCGAAGCGGATGGAATATTCAAAGATGATGTCCATAGTGGACAACGTATCAAAAATGCTTGAAAAGGCGCTTAAAGATATATGACGAAAAAAGAAAACGAATCCGTGGATTGCAAGAAAACCGTTCCGGAACCGGTCTCCGGAAGCGATGCGCCGGCCGCTTCGCCGGTCGATCCAAATAAGGCCGCGACTCAGGGCGGCGCGGATTATTACGAGCAGTTATTGCGGCTGCGCGCGGATTTTGAAAATTATCGCAAACGTGTCGAACGCGAAAAAGCCGCCCAGCGGGCTTGGGCTAAGGAGGAGATACTTGTTAAGCAGATATCTCTTCTTGACATAATGACGCAGGCGCTTACGGCCGCGAAAAACACCCGCGATATCGAGGGTGTGCTTGTTGGTCTTGAGATGATAATAAAGGAGTTTGAAAAGATGCTCGCCGAGGAGGGTGTTACGGCGGTTGCCGCCGACGGCAGTTTTAATCCGGCGGTTCACGAGGCCGTAGAGACGCTGGAAGATGCGTCGTTGCCCGACGGCGGCATAAAAGAAGTTATGAGCAAAGGTTATATGATGGGCGAGCGGCTTATCCGTCCCGCCCGCGTAAAAATTGTAAAAAATAAAACACAGGATAAAGAAATCCCCCTGAATCCCCCTTTTGCAAAGGGGGAAAAAGACGAATCTGTTCTATAGCACTCACCCCTCTTTTTGAAAGAGGGGTCGGGGGAGATTTAATAGGAGGCAGTATGTCAAGAATAATAGGTATAGATCTGGGAACTTCAAACTCCGCCGCTTCGGCGATGGAGGGCGGCAAGGCGGTTATAATTCCGTCGGCCGAAGGCACATCTATTGGCGGCAAGGCGTTTCCGTCCTACGTGGCGTTGACCAAAGACGGTCAGGTGCTTATAGGCGAGCCGGCCCGCCGTCAGGCGGTGTCGAATCCCGAGGGAACTTTTACGGCGTTCAAGAGAAAAATGGGCACGGACTTCAAATATAAGGCGCACGGCAAGGATTTCACGCCGCAGCAGTTGTCGGCCTTTATACTTCAAAAAATAAAGTCCGACGCCGAGGCGTTTCTGGGTCAGAAAATCGATAAAGCGGTCATTACGGTGCCCGCTTATTTCAACGACAATCAGCGTCAGGCGACCAAAGACGCCGGAACCATCGCGGGACTTGAAGTTGTCCGTTTGGTTAACGAGCCGACGGCGGCATCGCTTTCCTACGGAATCGACAAGGCCGGCGCCGACCAGATAATTCTGGTGTTCGATTTGGGCGGCGGAACGCTCGACGTCACGATAATGGAAATGAGCAAGGACGGCACTTTCAATGTTCTTGCCACTTCGGGAGACACCCAGTTGGGCGGAACCGATATGGACAACGCGCTGATAGACCATATCGCCGGAGAGTTCAAGAAAGAAAGCGGCATAGATTTAAGAAACGACAAAATGGCGATGCAGCGTCTCAAAGAAGCCGCCGAGAAAGCCAAAATAGAGCTTTCAAACATTCTTGAGACCGACATCAACCTGCCGTTTATTACGGCCGACGCTTCGGGACCTAAGCATTTGACGATGAAAATATCCCGCGCAATTTTAGAGAAGCTCGTGCATCCCATAGTCGCGCGCTGCGCCGCTTCGATAGCGGGCGCGATAGAGGATGCCAAGGGAGCTCCCGGCTCGCACGTGAAATCCGTTTCGGACATAAGCCGCATAATTCTTGTGGGCGGACCCACGAGAATGCCGATGGTGCAGAAATTTGTGGAGGAACAGGCCGGTAAAAAAGTCGAACGCGGCGTAGATCCAATGGAGTGCGTCGCAATGGGCGCGGCCATTCAGGGCGCGGTTCTTACGGGCGACGTCAAGGATATTCTTCTTCTGGACGTTACGCCTCTTACCCTGGGCATAGAAACCCTGGGCGGAGTGCGCACGCCTCTTATAGAGCGAAACACGACCGTTCCCGTAAAAAAGTCGGAGACGTTTTCGACCGCGGCCGATTCGCAGATGTCCGTGGAAGTTCACGTGCTTCAGGGAGAGCGTCCTATGGCCTCCGACAATGTTTCGCTCGGCAGATTTATGCTCGACGGAATACCGCCGGCTCCGCGCGGGGCTCCTCAGATAGAAGTGACGTTCGACATAGACGCATCGGGCATACTCCACGTAACGGCCAAGGACAAAGGCACGGGCAAAGAACAGTCGATAAAAATCGAGGCGTCGTCCAAGCTTTCCAAGGACGAAGTCGAAAAATACGTCAAGGAAGCGTCTCAGTATTCCGACGCCGACAAAAAGAAAAAAGAGGAAATCGAGGCCAAGAACGAACTCGACACTGTGATATACGGCACGGAAAAGGCGCTCAAGGATCACGGCGACAAACTTTCGCAGGACGAGCGGCTGGGTATCGAGCGCGCCGTGTCGGAGGCGAAGGAATCCGCGAAACTTTCGGATGTCGAAAAGATCAAAAAAGCCAAGGACGCTCTCGTCAAAGAATCGTACAAAATCGCCGAAATCGCCTATAAGCAGTCGCAGGCCAAAGGCGGCGCGGCGGGACAGGGCGGGCCTTCGGCCGCGGGCGGCGCGGAAGGCGCCGCGCCAGGCGGCGAGGGCAATAATAACAGCAACAACAATAATGTCGTGGACGCTGAAATCGTCGACGAGGACAAGGGCGGCGGCCCGGAATCCAAATAACGGCCGATGCCCAAGGACCTCTACGAAATTCTCGGCGTAAAAAAGACCGCTTCGCTTGACGAGATAAAGCAGGCCTACCGGTCTCTGGCCATAAAGTTTCATCCGGACAAAAATCCGGGAGACAAGAGCGCCGAGGAAAAGTTCAAGGAAATCAACGCGGCGTACGAGGTTCTGGCCGACGCTAAAAAGCGAGACCTCTACGACAGGATGGGGCCCGCCGCGTTTACCGGCGGCGGAGCAGCCGGCCAGGGCGGCGGCTATGCCCGCTACGCCGATGGCGTTGACTTCGGCGATATTTCCGATTTGTTCGGTGATGTCTTTGACATTTTTGGCGCGCAGGCCGCCGGCGGCCGGTCGTTCCGCTATAAACGGCAACGTGCCGAACGCGGCGTAGACATCCGCATCGGCATAGAACTTGCCCTGCGCGACGCGCTGTCCGCCGTCGAGAAACACCTCGAAGTTCCGCGCATGGAACCCTGCGCCGCGTGCCGCGGCACGGGCGCCAAAGGAGGCGCGGCGCCGCGCACCTGCCGCGATTGCGGAGGCCGAGGACAAGTCGTATCAAGCAGAGGATTTTTTACATACGCCTCGCCTTGCCCCGAATGCGGCGGCAAAGGCACGGTTATCGACGAGCCGTGTACTTCGTGCCGCGGCACGGGACTTGAGCGAAGATTGCACAAAATCACCGTAAAAGTTCCCGCCGGAGTGGCCGACGGCACCGTGCTTAAAATCGCCGGCTCCGGCGAAGTTTCGTCGGCCGGATACCCGGGCGACCTCTACATAAGCATTCGCCTTCGCAAAGATCCGCAGTTTGACCGGCAGGGCGACGACGTTATTTTTGAAACCCACCTTCACTACCACCAGTTCGTCTTCGGGGCCGACATAGAAGTGCCCACTTTGGAAGGCACGGCCACCGTCAAGGTTCCGCCGTCGACGACTCCGGGGACTATTCTTAAACTCAAAGACCACGGCATACCGCATCTGGGACGACGGGGCCGCGGCGACCAACTCGTCAAATTGAAACTCAAAATGCCCCAAAATATGAGCGAACGCCAGAAGCTTTATCTGAGACAATACGCGCAGTCGCTGGCGGAATAATTTTTTGGTTTGATCCCCCCTTGAAAAGGGGGGATACAGGGGGATTTGATAAATCTCCCCCGACCCCTCTTTTTTAAAGAGGGGCATTGTGGTACAACATCATGCCGCATTTTTATTGTCACCCCGAAAACATTACAAACCAAAAAGAATTCAAACTCTCACCCGAAGAATCCCGCCACGCCGCCAAAGTCCTGCGTAAAATTGAGGGCGACGAAATTTCCCTGTTCGACGGCAAAGGCAATTCGTTCCGCGGGAAAATAACATCGACCGCCGGAGTTGTCTCAGGCGTGATCGTTTCCTCCGCCGATGATAAATCCCCGTCGAGCCGCCCCCCTGTCAAACTGTGCTTTTATCAGGCCGTTCCAAAAAAATACAAGTTTGAAGATATAATCGACAAGCTTTCACAACTCGGCGTGTCAAAAATCATACCCGTCATCACCGAACGCACCATAGTCAGATTGTCCGCCGACGACGCCTCCCGCAAACTCGTCCGATGGCGCGCCGCCGCTCTGGCCGCCTCAAAGCAGTGCGGCCGCCCCGACATCCCCGAAGTTCTTCCGCCCGCCCAATTCGCGGACGCTCTTTCAGCCGCCGCAGCGTCGGGTTTCCCCGCGATAATCGCATGGGAGGCGGAAAAGCAAAACGCCAAAAAGACCATACGCGAAGTTTTATCGCCTTCGCCCGCCGGCCTCAATATATTCATCGGCCCCGAGGGCGGTTTTTCCGTCCGCGAAATCGAACTCGCTTTCGCCATCCTGGCCTCGGCAAAAACCATAGGTCTCGGCCCGAGAATCTTAAGGGCCGACACCGCCGCGGAGGCCGTCGCGGCAATCCTCGGCTACGAAATCTCCGTCGACGACCCTCGATGAAAATTCATTTCTACACCTTCGGCTGCAAAGTAAATCAGTACGACACCCAGTCGCTGAAAGATAAACTCGAAGCCGAAGGCCACACTTCTTCCGAGACCATCGCCGATGCCGACGCCGTGATAATCAACTCCTGCACCGTCACCGCCGAAGCCGACAGACAGTGCCGACAAATCGTGCGCAGAATGCTCAGGGAATCCGGCAGCGCCCGGATAATAATAAATGGCTGTTACTCCCGTCGAGCCCGCGAAGAACTCACGGAAATATTCAAGGATGCCCCGCGCGTTCGCGTTGCGTCGTCCTCCGGCGAAATACTCGAAATGCTTCGCCCGCAATATAAAAAACCCGGCGTCCCGTCGGGCGACGTCAAACCTTACCTGCCCGAATTTTCGGCCGCGCCCCTCAAAAACTTCCTTGAAAAATCCAGGGCGTACGTTAAAATTCAGGACGGCTGCGACCAATTCTGCTCATACTGCATCGTGCCGACCGTCCGCCCCGCGCTGTCGAGCCGTCCCTCGCGCGAAGTCCTTGCCGAAATCAGTTCTCTGACGGCAAACGGATACCCCGAAATCGTGCTGTGCGGCGTGCGTCTCGGCCGCTACGCTCCCGCCGCCGGATACACGCTCGAAAATCTCATCGCCGAACTTCTGTCGTTGCGCGACGATTTCCGCATCCGGCTCTCGTCGATAGAAATAAACGAAATAACCCCCGGCCTTATCCGCCTGATGAAAGAAAAACCCTTGAGAATTTGTCCACATCTGCATATCCCGCTTCAATCCGGCTCCGACGCCGTACTGAAGAAAATGAACCGGCCGTACACGGCAGCCGAGTACGAAAATAAAATTTCCTCGATAAAAAAAGAATTTTCCGATGCCGGCGTTACGCTTACCATTACCACCGACGTTATCGTCGGCTTTCCTTCCGAGTCCGACGAGGATTTCAAATCCACCCGTTCGCTGTGCGAAAGAGTCGAGTTTTCCAAACTTCACATCTTCCCTTATTCGGAGCGCCCCGGCACCGCCGCCTCAAAGATGACCCTCCGGCGCGACGCCGCATATCTGCGCGCTCTCGACACGCGAAAAAAAAATCTATTTGAGCTGACCGCCCGCCTCGAAAAAACGGCCCGCGCCGCCTCGGAACGCGAGGCGCACAGAGCCATCGCGCTGGGCCGCGGCTGGGTGCTCACCGAGGACTATCAGTATTACAAAACGGACACTCCCGCGCCCGACGGCATTTTCGATTTTGAACCGCCCCGCATTCCTTGACTGAAACGGATGAATTTGCTATCATAAAAACATTCGCGTGTGGCCAAATTGGCCGCAATTTTACCGCTCGCCTTTTTTGAAATAAATGATAAGGAGCAGTCCCTCAAAATGAGAAGACCCATAATAGCCGGTAACTGGAAGATGTACAAGTCGCTCGCCGAAGCCCTCGATCTCGTCGAAAATCTTAAATTATCCTGCTCGTCCGTCGCCGACAGAGACGTTGTGGTATGCCCGCCGTTTACGGCTCTTGCCATAGTGTCTCAGTCGATAAAAAAGTCGGCGCTCAAACTGGGCGCGCAGAATCTTCACTGGGAAAAAGAGGGAGCATACACCGGAGAGGTTTCGGCCAAAATGATAGTCGACGCCGGCTGCTATTATGTCATCATAGGACATTCCGAGAGAAGACAGTATTTCGGCGAAACCGACGATACCGTCAATAAAAGAACGAAAGCGGCTCTTGCCGCCGGCCTTATCCCTATTGTTTGCGTGGGCGAAACGCTTGCCGAGCGCGAATCGAATCGCGCGTTCGAGGTCATAGAACGCCAGATGAAAGGCGGCCTCGCGGGTCTTTCCGTCGAAGATTCTCAAAAAATCGTGGCGGCTTACGAACCCGTCTGGGCAATAGGCACCGGCAAAACCGCCACTCCGGAACAGGCGCAGGAAATCCACGCCTTCATCCGCGAAAAATATTCCGCGCTTTACGGCGGCTCGGCGGCGTCGGGTTTAAGAATTCTCTACGGCGGTTCCGTCAAGCCCGATAACGCGGCAAACCTTATGAGACAGGCCGATATCGACGGCGCGCTCGTCGGCGGCGCGGCTCTTAAAGCCGACGATTTCGCCAAAATAGTAAAATACTGACGCGTCGTTGTTTTTTTTGAAGTCATTCTGAACGAAGTGAAGAATCTTCTTCCGCATACAAAACAGGGATTCTTCGCCCCAATGGACATCGGGGCTCAGAATGACACTTGGCGGAGGAATACATGGAAGAAAAACTTGTCAACGAAATAACGATGTCGCTGGCTCTGCGTCAGAAGCGCGAAAAGAAACCCGTCGTAGCCAACGTTTCCAACCGGCACATGCACATCTGCCGCGAGGATTTGGATAAATTGTTCGGCGCCGGATACGAACTTAAAATAAAAAATAAACTTATGCAGCCGGGCGAATTTGCCTCGGAAGATACTCTTAAAATCACCGGACCCAAGGGTTCCATCGACAAGGTCAGGGTGCTCGGCCCCGTCAGAAAAGCCACTCAGATAGAAATATCGATAACTGATTCTTTTATTCTCGGAATAAAAGCTCCGGTAAGGCAGTCCGGCGATGTCAAAGGTTCCGCGGGCATAAAAATAACAGGCCCCAAGGGCGACATAGAAATAAAAGAAGGCGTCATCGCCGCCAAAAGGCATGTGCATATGACACCCGCCGACGCCGCTTATTTTGAAATCAAAGACGGCGATATATTGAGAGTTAAAACCCTCGGCGAGCGCGCTGTGATTTTTGAAAATATGGTCGCCAGAGTGTCGGATAAAATGGCTCTGGAATGTCATATCGACACGGACGAAGCCAACGCCGCCGGACTTAAAAACGGCGATATGGCGGTAATTTTGTAGAAAAAACAATGCTTAAAAAAGCCATAGTCGTTATTCTGCTTGCCGGTCTGACTTGCGCGCTGCATTCCGAGCCCGTCGGCAAAACGAACCAGGATGTGGGAAAAATTGCCGAGCCGATTCTCGACAATATTCTGAACGCGCAAGGAATGACTAAAGTTTTGTGGAAAGGCAGATACGATAAAACCGAAGAAGACGTTCTCATAACGGTCGTCATAACAAAGCGAAAGAATAAAAATCTTGTTACCGGCCTGTGGTTTCAGTGAATAATTTTGTAGGGGGGAATAAAATGAACATCCGTGCGGCCATTGTATTTTCGTCGATAATTATAGTGGCGGTCAACCATTGTTTTGGCGCCGTTTCGCCGACTTCGCAGGGGAGAATCAAATTCGACGTTGACATATATGACGACGCCGGCATAGACACGATAAGCAGCATAATAACCTTAAACAACATCAAAGCTTCCGAGATAGAGCCCTTCATTCGAGCCCGATTGTCGCGCTACGGCGCAGTTCAGGTCAACGACGCTTTGAATATGATTATCGTTACCGACAAAGAGCCAAAAGTAAATGACCTGTCCGAACTCGTCCGGAAACTTGACGTAAGCGGACTGAAAGAATTTTTGAGATTGGAAACCGAGACGATACCGCTGAAGCACACCGACCCGACGGACGTAATACCGCTCGTCCAGTCGCAACTGTCCACCGAGGGAAAAATATCCGCCGACGTTTTGCATAATGCCATAATAATAACCGATGTAAAAAGCAAAATCGACTTTGCGAAAAGCATAATAGCCAGATTGGACACGAAAATCCCGCAGGCGCTCATAGAGGCGAAGATTATAGAGGTAAGCGGTGACTACATAAGCAAGCTCGGACTGGACTGGGATGCTGTTCTTTCGGCGGTCGGCGGTTATGGATATATCGGCGGTGATTTGTATTTTGGCAAAGAGGTCAGAGAACAACTGACCCAGGATCAGTCGGGATCGTCGGGTTATGAAAATAGATATAAATATACAACGGAATATCCTCAAACATTCGTGAGGGCATATTACAACGTCGGCGTTAATTTCAGAACTTTTTTTGAATTCGTGAACTTCCTCGTCAATGAAAACCACGCCAAAATCATATCGTCTCCGCGGATTGTGGTGAAGAACAGCAAAAGCGGCAGGGTTTACACCGGCGATGCGGTTCCATATACCGAGCAAGGAGATACTTACGAAAGGCGGGCGGGAACGGGAATAACTTTGAACATTACGCCGAAAATCCGTTCTGGCGGACTGATAAACCTCGATGTCTACGCGAGTGTCGGCGATATAACCGGCTGGGGCGCAAAAGGCGCGCCGATAATTAACGAGAAGACCGCCCAGTCCAACATCGACGTCAAAGACACTCAGACATTCGTGATGGGAGGACTTGAACGGACTACTTATGTTGACTCGGTAAAAGGCGTTCCGCTGCTGAAAGACATACCCATCATCAAATATCTTTTCTCGAAGAAAACAAAAACCAAAATCAGCAGACATATCCTTGTTTTTATCACGACGACTATCTTAAAAGACGGCGAAGAAATCTTCAAGAAAGACATCGAAAAATTACAAAAGACCGGCGACTGATACACAAAGCCGGCGAACAAACTGTTCGAAAACTTAAATGTGCGGACAAAATATCTATGAACGCGCGAATTAGTTTCGTCGACCAAAGAATCCCTTCCGACAAAACGGAACCGACCGCGAAAGATATTTTCCGTGCGGCCGGACAGATAGTGTTCAATTACTATAAACTGGTTCTGAAAAAAGATATTCGGCGCATCAAAATAAATTATTCCGTCACTTTTACGAAATGACAAACGAGCATTACACCTGAACAAAAAGTTGCGCAAGTTCGGGGTTATTTCGCTGTATATATCCAAGGAGGATGTACTATGGAAGCGCTGGGAATGATTGAGACAAAAGGTCTTATCGCGTTAATCGAAGCGGCCGACGCGGCCGTCAAAGCGGCCAACGTAAAACTCGTGGGCTGGGAAAAAATCGGTTCCGGTTTTGTAACAGTTCTTTTCCGCGGAGAAGTTGCGGCCTGCAAAGCGGCCTGCGACGCCGGCGCCGCATCCGCCCAGAAAGTCGGAGAACTCGTAGCCGTGCACGTGATACCGCAGCCCGCCTTCGACTTGGAAGGCAAGATGCCGATATCGCTGCCCGAAACGCTCAACAGAGCAAAAAAGTAAGCAGAATTAAGTAGCGGGCGAATTGCTATTCGCCAAATTTGTGGGATGGCAATCCCACCGCTACACTTAATCCTATTAATCGGAGAGAAAATGCTATTCGCAAGAGTTATAGGCAACGTCGTTTGCACTCGCAAGGACGAAAAGCTCGTCGGCACCAAGCTTCTTCTGGTGCAGCCTCTCGATACTCCCGCCGCGCCGGGCGCCGAGGATAAGCCCAAGGGCAATCCTATGGTGGCCATAGACGCGGTGGGCGCCGGCGAGGGGGAGTTCGTGCTGATAGTCCAGGGATCAAGCGCCCGCCAGACCAAGCGCACCGAGGGCAATCCCGTCGACTGCACCATTATGGCCATAGTCGATTTCGTCGAGAAAGATGGCACGGTTGTCTTTAAAAAAAGCGCGGACAAATAGAGGCAGGCAGCAGGTAATAGGCAGTAGGGTGTAGCGGGCGAATTGCTATTCGCCGTATTTTGTGGGATAGCAATCCCACCGCTACTATTGCCTATCTCCTGTTCCCTTATTTACTTATGGAAATAAACGAAAAAGATATTCAGTCGCTTGTCTCGGAAGTCATCCGCCGGATGAGTGTTTCTTCGGTGTCGCCGTCCGAGTTATCGTCGGGGGGGTCGGGCGGGCCGATATGCGCTTCGCTCGACGAGGCCGTCGCGCTGTCGGCAAAAGCCCAGGGTGTTTTCGCCCGTCAGGGTCTCGCGCAGAGAGAAAAAGTCATCGCCGCTATGCGCGAAGTTTCTCTCGGTAACGCCGAGAAATGGGCTAAGATGGCCGTTGAAGAAACTTCAATGGGCAGGTGGGAAGATAAAGTAAAAAAGAACGTTCTCGCGGCGACGAAAACCCCCGGCGTCGAAGACATCAAACCCGAGGCATTCACCGGCGACCACGGTCTGACACTCGTGGAAAAAGCGCCGTTCGGCATTATAGCCGCCGTGACTCCGTCGACCAATCCCGCCGCCACGATTATAAACAACGCGATCTCGATTATTGCGGCGGGCAACTCGGTAATATTCGCGCCGCATCCCGCTTCAAAAAAAGTCGTTCACGATTCGATAAAAGTCATAAACGACGCCATAGTCGAGGCCGGTTCTCCGTCGGGACTTATAACCACCGTGAATCCTCCGTCGGTGGAGTTCACCAAGGCGCTTCTGAATCACCCTGAGGTCAAAGTCAATCTTGTCACGGGCGGCCCGGCGATAGTTAAAGTCGCCATGGGCGCGGGCAAAAAAACCATTGCCGCCGGTCCGGGAAATCCTCCCGTGGTCGTGGACGAAACCGCCGATTTGGCGCGTGCCGCGGATTCTATAATTACCGGTGCGTCCTTCGACAACGGAGTGCTTTGCACCGCCGAGAAAGAGACGATAGTCGTTTCTTCCGTCGCCGAAACTTTCTTAAAACACATGCGCTCGGACGCGCGCGCGTACGAACTCACCGTCGAGCAGATGGACGCTCTTGCTAAAGTTGTAATCAAAAAAGTCGGCGGACACGGCTGCGAAGGCGAAATGAACCGCGATTACGTCGGCAGGAAC
This Elusimicrobia bacterium HGW-Elusimicrobia-1 DNA region includes the following protein-coding sequences:
- a CDS encoding propanediol utilization protein, with protein sequence MEEKLVNEITMSLALRQKREKKPVVANVSNRHMHICREDLDKLFGAGYELKIKNKLMQPGEFASEDTLKITGPKGSIDKVRVLGPVRKATQIEISITDSFILGIKAPVRQSGDVKGSAGIKITGPKGDIEIKEGVIAAKRHVHMTPADAAYFEIKDGDILRVKTLGERAVIFENMVARVSDKMALECHIDTDEANAAGLKNGDMAVIL
- a CDS encoding aldehyde dehydrogenase EutE; translated protein: MNEKDIQSLVSEVIRRMSVSSVSPSELSSGGSGGPICASLDEAVALSAKAQGVFARQGLAQREKVIAAMREVSLGNAEKWAKMAVEETSMGRWEDKVKKNVLAATKTPGVEDIKPEAFTGDHGLTLVEKAPFGIIAAVTPSTNPAATIINNAISIIAAGNSVIFAPHPASKKVVHDSIKVINDAIVEAGSPSGLITTVNPPSVEFTKALLNHPEVKVNLVTGGPAIVKVAMGAGKKTIAAGPGNPPVVVDETADLARAADSIITGASFDNGVLCTAEKETIVVSSVAETFLKHMRSDARAYELTVEQMDALAKVVIKKVGGHGCEGEMNRDYVGRNAPVIARAIGLNVPDSARLLWGVVPNDHPFVWTEQLMPVMPVTVVADVAAAIKLAVEAEDHSHHTFAMHSLNVANLTEMARASQGSIFVKNGPTFMGLGMGEGYATLSIATPTGDGLTKASNFTRPLRCVLVDYFRIV
- a CDS encoding triose-phosphate isomerase gives rise to the protein MRRPIIAGNWKMYKSLAEALDLVENLKLSCSSVADRDVVVCPPFTALAIVSQSIKKSALKLGAQNLHWEKEGAYTGEVSAKMIVDAGCYYVIIGHSERRQYFGETDDTVNKRTKAALAAGLIPIVCVGETLAERESNRAFEVIERQMKGGLAGLSVEDSQKIVAAYEPVWAIGTGKTATPEQAQEIHAFIREKYSALYGGSAASGLRILYGGSVKPDNAANLMRQADIDGALVGGAALKADDFAKIVKY
- a CDS encoding ethanolamine utilization microcompartment protein EutM is translated as MEALGMIETKGLIALIEAADAAVKAANVKLVGWEKIGSGFVTVLFRGEVAACKAACDAGAASAQKVGELVAVHVIPQPAFDLEGKMPISLPETLNRAKK
- a CDS encoding ethanolamine utilization protein EutN, with product MLFARVIGNVVCTRKDEKLVGTKLLLVQPLDTPAAPGAEDKPKGNPMVAIDAVGAGEGEFVLIVQGSSARQTKRTEGNPVDCTIMAIVDFVEKDGTVVFKKSADK